The Paenibacillus uliginis N3/975 genome has a window encoding:
- a CDS encoding CHAP domain-containing protein, with protein sequence MSEQMGSKANKRLDSVRVLVQEMIISMVSILQRQEACVHLNGVSNFSSMLAKKRGQNQELAAIIGLLHDYYYYKTGIHEFPGPNSAETVRPLLRDMNIFTKEEQTTILKAIFHRGDRSRVHGPYEEIVKDAYVMQLYFQNSSRILSQQDVSRLRNVFRELAIPEDFSDEMHDSDKRGILQNTDRRSKLADIAEALGRENIIGVPGDERYREICNYWPDQGIYKVLQSNWCAAFVYHCCMQAGFQLPIRDPNGMYRLAGVGAWLDWAQLPETGFLCFDGQNGFTPQRGDIVIYEKLLTDVSHDHIGIVLACDDKEILVAEGNRDNQNYSSVFYRDRWRCILGYIRIDNDYRFHFSGDYNPII encoded by the coding sequence GTGAGTGAACAAATGGGATCAAAAGCAAATAAGCGACTTGACAGTGTTCGTGTACTTGTTCAAGAAATGATCATATCAATGGTTAGCATACTCCAGAGACAGGAAGCGTGTGTTCATTTGAACGGGGTGTCTAACTTTTCCTCAATGCTTGCAAAGAAAAGAGGACAAAATCAGGAATTGGCAGCAATCATAGGATTACTTCACGATTATTATTACTATAAAACCGGAATCCATGAGTTTCCTGGTCCCAACAGTGCCGAGACCGTAAGACCTCTATTAAGAGATATGAATATTTTTACTAAAGAAGAGCAGACCACAATCCTAAAGGCAATCTTTCATCGAGGGGACAGAAGTAGGGTCCATGGTCCATATGAAGAAATCGTCAAGGATGCATATGTGATGCAGCTGTACTTTCAGAATTCGAGCCGTATTTTATCGCAGCAGGATGTTAGTAGACTTCGGAATGTGTTTCGTGAATTGGCGATTCCAGAAGATTTTTCGGACGAGATGCATGACAGTGACAAGAGAGGGATTCTCCAGAACACGGACAGACGCAGTAAATTGGCTGATATTGCGGAAGCACTTGGGAGAGAGAACATCATTGGAGTGCCGGGAGATGAACGATATCGAGAAATCTGTAACTATTGGCCTGATCAAGGTATCTATAAAGTATTACAGAGCAATTGGTGCGCTGCTTTCGTGTATCACTGCTGCATGCAAGCTGGATTTCAACTACCGATTCGAGACCCGAATGGTATGTATCGGCTGGCTGGGGTAGGGGCTTGGTTAGATTGGGCACAGTTACCTGAAACCGGATTTCTTTGTTTTGATGGGCAGAATGGGTTTACTCCTCAACGCGGCGATATCGTGATCTACGAAAAATTGCTAACCGATGTCTCACACGATCATATAGGTATTGTTTTAGCATGCGATGACAAAGAAATATTAGTTGCAGAGGGTAACAGAGATAATCAGAATTACTCCAGCGTTTTCTACAGAGATAGGTGGCGTTGCATACTTGGCTATATCCGTATCGATAATGACTACCGATTTCATTTTAGTGGCGATTACAATCCAATTATTTAA
- a CDS encoding putative holin-like toxin — protein sequence MEVKDALTIMFLLFGSFILALLTYINNNKRK from the coding sequence ATGGAAGTTAAGGATGCATTAACGATTATGTTCCTCCTATTTGGATCATTCATTCTTGCTCTTTTAACCTACATTAATAACAACAAGAGAAAGTAA
- a CDS encoding zinc-dependent alcohol dehydrogenase family protein has translation MEVMEWVERTLGKDEVMVRVACCGICGTDQHIYHGHPGSAEVEPPIVLGHELAGVVEAVGEPVTALQPGDRVSVDPNMYCGSCEYCRGGRAHLCDRLQAVGVTRDGGMGEMCVVPAANCYKLPDHVSLMEGAMVEPLGCVLHGYKKLDLRPNQHVLIAGGGFIGQLFLQLVKAAGVSHITVSEPNSHKREALLALGAHAVVSPFDTEEAAGLLDSADVVIECVGRPESVELAVAAARKGGQVLLFGVASPDASASFSPYEIFSKELRIMGSFINPYTHEEAIALIAQGIVRIEPLISHCFHLNDLPDVMATYPELNVTKAVVVHK, from the coding sequence ATGGAAGTGATGGAGTGGGTTGAAAGGACGCTCGGTAAAGACGAGGTTATGGTGCGTGTCGCCTGCTGCGGTATTTGCGGCACAGACCAGCATATTTATCACGGCCATCCGGGATCAGCGGAGGTCGAGCCGCCGATTGTGCTCGGCCATGAGCTGGCGGGTGTCGTCGAGGCTGTGGGGGAACCAGTCACGGCTCTGCAGCCGGGCGACCGGGTATCGGTCGACCCGAATATGTATTGCGGGTCATGCGAATATTGCCGCGGTGGGCGTGCTCATCTGTGCGACCGGCTGCAAGCCGTCGGCGTGACAAGGGACGGTGGTATGGGCGAGATGTGTGTCGTGCCGGCGGCCAACTGCTACAAGCTGCCGGATCACGTCAGTTTGATGGAGGGGGCTATGGTCGAGCCGCTTGGTTGTGTGCTGCACGGCTACAAGAAGCTGGATCTGCGGCCGAATCAGCACGTGCTGATCGCAGGTGGTGGCTTCATCGGCCAGTTATTCCTGCAGCTCGTCAAGGCGGCGGGTGTCTCGCACATTACGGTGAGCGAGCCGAATTCGCATAAGCGAGAAGCGTTGCTGGCGCTCGGCGCGCATGCCGTTGTGTCGCCGTTTGACACCGAAGAGGCGGCCGGGCTGCTGGACTCCGCCGACGTCGTCATCGAATGCGTCGGCCGGCCCGAATCGGTCGAGCTGGCTGTCGCAGCGGCGCGCAAGGGAGGCCAAGTGCTGCTCTTCGGCGTCGCCTCGCCGGATGCGAGCGCAAGCTTCTCACCGTACGAAATTTTCAGCAAAGAGCTGCGTATCATGGGCTCGTTCATCAATCCGTACACGCACGAGGAGGCGATTGCGCTCATCGCGCAAGGCATCGTGCGGATCGAACCGCTCATCAGCCACTGCTTTCACTTGAACGACTTGCCGGATGTCATGGCTACGTATCCGGAGCTCAATGTAACCAAAGCGGTTGTTGTGCATAAATAG
- a CDS encoding beta-mannosidase, giving the protein MKLNENWKLRDFNVGEARDLEVASPDYIDYFWMTTKVPGDVHTTLIERGIIADPFYGHNDQQCRWVEEKVWWYRTVFTWDGEMDAGERMELLFEGLDTFATVYLNGVELGSTDNMFISHSFEATRELKKGKNVLAIKIDPVHLHAKDKMQYYWSGFSKKRIWTRKAQSHYGWDWGPRLVCAGIWKDVHLVKRRHAYVESVFARTVEVTDREATVDVTVDVRAFERGKVYSAYVELLDATGKQVAAESFSLERNTGLVQDGAICANGLAGDVTLRVPNPSLWWTHDLGDPYLYQLKVSLLSESEAVDVHEERFGIRTLELMRRDEEGRHAFTFVLNGVKLFAKGANWIPIDSFIAAVPDARYSHLIRMAKDANMNMLRVWGGGIYERDIFYDECDRLGLLVWQDFMFACALYPDYNQNFMNNVRHEIEQVVKRLRSRTCLAIWCGNNENDWLYEALHASGEIPHPFYGEKIYHELMPALLDTLDPTRLYWPSSPYGGNDHNSREEGDTHNWQVWHGNIEPRVFGEPQVQDYSVEGLSFKKFKGDTTKFASEFGMHASSNRYTLQRNIPESQFYWGSEEMMYRNKDIHHPKGILLMEGYTGAPTNIEEYMNYSMLTQAEGLKYGIEHYRRNKPDTSGALFWQLNDCWPGTSWSVIDYYGLPKAAYHYSRKFFAHVLLTVDHDADQEFVLWALNDRIQNYDDTVQLTVYRMDGTVLSEREFDLSVPANGKVQVASLSEAELTCGADASDVVCVASSGSGATEDNFIYLRDYKDMRFDSAQLRVEVDKAAAVIRVTTDRVARMVKLELDEEWIVLSDNFFDLLPGQTKEISVTQSDGKPIPWETLSVSALNVIGNSARG; this is encoded by the coding sequence ATGAAACTAAACGAGAACTGGAAGCTGCGCGATTTCAACGTTGGTGAAGCACGCGATTTGGAGGTTGCTTCGCCCGACTATATCGATTATTTCTGGATGACGACGAAGGTGCCTGGTGACGTTCATACGACGCTGATCGAGCGGGGCATTATCGCAGATCCGTTCTATGGACACAACGATCAGCAGTGCCGATGGGTCGAGGAAAAGGTATGGTGGTACCGTACTGTATTTACCTGGGATGGTGAGATGGATGCCGGAGAGCGGATGGAGCTGCTCTTCGAAGGGCTAGATACGTTCGCGACCGTATATTTGAACGGGGTGGAGCTGGGCTCTACGGACAACATGTTTATCTCCCATTCATTTGAGGCGACGCGGGAGCTGAAGAAGGGTAAAAATGTGTTGGCAATTAAAATCGACCCAGTGCATCTGCATGCCAAGGACAAGATGCAGTATTATTGGTCCGGATTCAGTAAGAAACGGATCTGGACGCGCAAGGCGCAGAGCCATTATGGCTGGGACTGGGGTCCGCGACTAGTCTGTGCGGGCATCTGGAAAGATGTGCATCTCGTCAAGCGTCGTCATGCTTATGTAGAGAGCGTATTTGCACGAACAGTTGAAGTAACGGATAGAGAAGCAACCGTGGACGTAACGGTTGACGTGCGGGCGTTTGAACGGGGCAAGGTCTACTCGGCCTACGTAGAATTGCTGGATGCTACGGGAAAACAAGTAGCAGCAGAGTCGTTCTCGCTTGAGCGTAATACGGGACTCGTGCAGGATGGAGCTATTTGTGCGAATGGCTTGGCTGGTGATGTTACTCTGCGGGTGCCGAATCCTTCGCTATGGTGGACGCATGATCTGGGTGACCCATATCTGTATCAGTTAAAGGTGTCACTGCTGAGCGAAAGTGAAGCGGTTGATGTGCATGAAGAGCGGTTCGGTATTCGCACGTTGGAGCTGATGCGGCGCGACGAGGAGGGCCGCCATGCCTTCACATTTGTGCTGAACGGTGTGAAACTGTTCGCCAAGGGGGCGAACTGGATTCCGATTGACAGCTTTATTGCGGCAGTGCCCGACGCCCGTTACAGCCATCTGATTCGGATGGCGAAGGACGCCAACATGAACATGCTGCGCGTCTGGGGCGGCGGTATCTACGAGCGTGACATATTTTACGACGAATGCGATAGACTAGGGTTACTTGTCTGGCAGGATTTTATGTTTGCCTGCGCGCTCTATCCGGACTACAATCAAAACTTCATGAATAATGTGCGCCACGAAATCGAGCAAGTTGTCAAGCGGCTGCGCAGCCGGACATGCCTTGCAATCTGGTGTGGCAACAACGAGAATGACTGGTTGTATGAGGCGCTTCATGCGAGCGGGGAAATCCCTCATCCGTTCTATGGTGAGAAGATTTACCACGAGCTGATGCCAGCTCTACTCGACACACTTGACCCGACACGTCTGTACTGGCCGAGCTCGCCGTATGGGGGCAACGATCACAATTCACGCGAGGAGGGTGACACCCACAATTGGCAGGTGTGGCATGGCAATATCGAGCCGCGGGTGTTCGGTGAGCCGCAGGTGCAGGACTACAGTGTGGAAGGTTTGTCGTTCAAAAAGTTTAAGGGCGATACAACGAAGTTCGCGAGCGAATTCGGCATGCACGCGTCGTCTAACCGCTATACGCTGCAGCGCAACATTCCGGAAAGCCAGTTCTATTGGGGCAGCGAAGAGATGATGTACCGCAACAAGGATATCCACCATCCGAAGGGTATTTTGCTCATGGAAGGATATACGGGCGCGCCCACCAATATAGAAGAATATATGAATTATTCCATGCTGACGCAGGCGGAAGGGCTTAAGTACGGTATCGAGCATTACCGCCGCAATAAGCCGGACACGAGCGGCGCGCTGTTCTGGCAATTGAACGACTGCTGGCCAGGAACGAGTTGGTCGGTCATCGATTACTACGGACTGCCGAAGGCGGCGTATCATTATTCGCGTAAATTTTTTGCGCATGTGTTGCTGACGGTGGATCATGATGCCGATCAGGAGTTTGTGTTGTGGGCGCTGAATGACCGCATTCAGAACTATGACGATACGGTGCAGCTGACGGTGTACCGGATGGATGGCACGGTATTGTCAGAGCGCGAATTCGATCTGTCCGTACCGGCTAACGGCAAGGTACAGGTCGCTTCGTTGTCCGAAGCGGAGCTCACGTGTGGAGCTGATGCGTCAGACGTCGTATGTGTGGCGAGCTCGGGAAGTGGCGCCACGGAGGATAACTTCATCTACTTGCGAGATTACAAGGATATGCGCTTCGACTCGGCCCAGCTTCGGGTGGAAGTAGACAAGGCGGCCGCTGTTATCAGGGTGACAACGGATCGGGTAGCTCGCATGGTCAAGCTGGAGCTTGATGAGGAGTGGATAGTGCTGAGCGATAATTTCTTCGATCTTCTACCGGGGCAGACGAAGGAAATATCGGTAACGCAATCTGACGGTAAGCCGATCCCATGGGAGACATTGAGCGTGTCCGCTTTGAATGTGATCGGGAACAGCGCGCGCGGGTGA
- a CDS encoding glycoside hydrolase family 130 protein, whose translation MNIYRYEENPLITPADVKPHRDDFEVIGAFNAGVATYNGETLLLLRVAERPISNDPNIVKAPVFNPETKELDLIELRTDDERYDFSDPRVIRNKAQSATFEYLTSISYIRIARSKDGHNFTIDDEPFVYPSTSLETFGIEDPRVTQIGDTYYIYFSAVSPVGVGESMVSTKDFVNVTHHGMIFGPDNKDVLIFPEKINGKYYALHRPTTKSIGNPEIWIAESENLLYWGNHKHLLGLRPGMWDGGRMGGGAVPFKTEKGWLELYHGATKEHRYCMGAVLLDLNDPTKVIARSGQPVMEPDADYEKKGFFGDVVFSCGAVVEGDTVKMYYGVADTSMACAELSVKEILDSLTYL comes from the coding sequence ATGAACATTTACCGCTATGAAGAAAATCCGCTTATTACGCCGGCTGACGTTAAGCCACATCGCGACGACTTTGAAGTCATTGGCGCGTTCAACGCGGGCGTTGCGACTTATAATGGGGAGACGCTCTTGCTGCTGCGCGTAGCGGAGCGTCCGATAAGCAACGATCCGAACATCGTTAAAGCACCGGTGTTTAATCCGGAGACGAAGGAGCTTGACCTGATCGAGCTGCGTACAGATGACGAGCGTTACGACTTCTCCGATCCGCGCGTCATCCGTAACAAGGCGCAAAGTGCAACATTTGAATATTTGACTTCAATCTCTTATATCCGTATCGCGCGTAGCAAGGACGGGCACAACTTTACAATCGACGACGAGCCATTCGTCTATCCGTCCACTTCGCTTGAAACGTTCGGGATCGAAGATCCCCGCGTGACACAAATCGGCGACACTTATTACATCTATTTCTCCGCCGTATCTCCGGTTGGTGTCGGCGAATCGATGGTATCGACAAAGGACTTCGTGAATGTGACACATCACGGCATGATTTTTGGCCCGGACAATAAAGATGTGCTCATCTTCCCGGAGAAAATCAACGGCAAATATTATGCGCTGCACCGTCCGACAACAAAGAGTATTGGTAACCCGGAAATCTGGATTGCCGAGTCGGAGAACCTGCTTTATTGGGGCAACCACAAGCATCTGCTCGGACTGCGTCCGGGAATGTGGGATGGCGGCCGTATGGGCGGCGGCGCTGTGCCGTTTAAGACAGAAAAGGGATGGCTTGAACTCTACCATGGTGCAACGAAGGAGCACCGTTACTGCATGGGCGCCGTTCTGCTGGATTTGAACGACCCGACAAAAGTTATCGCTCGTTCCGGACAACCTGTTATGGAGCCGGATGCGGACTATGAGAAGAAGGGCTTCTTTGGCGACGTTGTCTTCTCTTGCGGGGCCGTCGTTGAAGGCGATACGGTGAAAATGTATTACGGTGTGGCCGATACATCGATGGCATGCGCTGAGCTTAGCGTGAAAGAAATTTTGGATAGCTTAACTTATTTGTAA
- a CDS encoding MTP-1 family protein, translating into MELNKGSVKTCETLLQEYNEHAPLAEKAEKLVFTGVGDKDVYNITAPFEDEGEQVIAGRVESRDSEHSEVHFFVELEGKWVPREGAPMFTLQDPFQTHIGGELVLGGVQIYPHPTMENALMWRTVFYKGKNIASLQPFFTGPDGMKDLRLVELKDGSIGVFTRPQGDKGGRGKIGFSRVNRLEDLSIDLINETPLLDGQFTDEEWGGANEAHLLNNGYLGVLGHVASFDAQGDRHYYPMVFALDPATGQFSDIELIAVRNKFLPGAAKRSDLEDVVFSGGLVRNEDGTATLYAGISDAEAHRLTIADPFEKFEQA; encoded by the coding sequence ATGGAGTTAAACAAAGGCAGTGTAAAGACATGTGAAACACTGTTGCAGGAATATAACGAGCATGCACCGCTAGCAGAGAAAGCGGAGAAATTGGTGTTCACCGGAGTTGGTGACAAAGATGTTTACAATATTACGGCCCCATTTGAAGACGAAGGGGAGCAGGTTATTGCTGGACGCGTAGAATCGCGTGACAGCGAGCATTCAGAAGTCCATTTCTTCGTCGAGCTGGAAGGAAAATGGGTGCCGCGAGAAGGGGCGCCAATGTTTACGCTGCAGGATCCGTTCCAAACGCACATCGGCGGCGAGTTGGTACTCGGCGGTGTGCAGATTTATCCGCATCCAACGATGGAAAACGCGCTCATGTGGCGTACCGTATTTTATAAAGGCAAGAACATTGCTTCGCTTCAACCGTTCTTTACAGGACCGGACGGCATGAAAGACCTGCGACTCGTCGAGCTGAAGGATGGCAGCATTGGCGTCTTTACCAGACCACAGGGAGACAAGGGCGGCCGTGGCAAGATCGGCTTTTCCCGTGTGAACCGTTTGGAGGACTTATCAATCGATCTTATTAATGAAACGCCGCTGCTTGACGGACAATTTACCGACGAAGAGTGGGGAGGCGCCAACGAGGCGCACCTGCTGAATAATGGGTACCTCGGCGTACTGGGCCATGTCGCCAGCTTCGATGCACAAGGCGATCGCCACTATTATCCGATGGTATTCGCTCTCGACCCGGCAACGGGCCAATTTTCCGACATCGAACTGATCGCTGTCCGGAACAAGTTTCTTCCGGGAGCTGCAAAGCGTAGTGACCTTGAGGACGTCGTATTCAGTGGCGGTCTCGTACGCAATGAAGACGGAACGGCTACACTGTACGCCGGCATCAGCGATGCGGAAGCGCATCGGCTGACCATTGCTGATCCGTTTGAGAAATTTGAACAGGCTTAA
- a CDS encoding alpha-glucosidase, giving the protein METPWWKSAVFYEIYMPSFCDGNADGIGDFAGITSKLDDLQELGVDGLWLTPFYRSPKVDNGYDIADYTAIDPDYGTMEDFDKFIHEAHTRGIKVIVDLVLNHTSADHAWFHESRSSRSNPKRDWYIWKDPVNGGPPNNWESFFGGSAWEYDKSTGQYYYHAFAKEQVDLNWAHPEVRTAMKDVMGFWLDKGIDGFRLDVINFLKVSGSFTDNPYDSDKGEQEHVYDKDQDGILDAIADICAYVHEREGTFMVGEVGSEDMDVLSRYSGSGLLDVVFNFNLGSQETLSPGRLYEELRKMEDIHAPDQLPTLFFSSHDMPRHISRFGDGGSELEEKRAKLIATLMLTAKGVPFLYYGDEIGMRDFTAERIEDMRDIQGLTTFQLALESGKTADEALRAANAKCRDKSRTPMQWNEDVYGGFSPVPPWIGMGSNHSVLNVQTGKQSADSLYAFYRKLIALRRQHPALHDGDYARLERREDALMYVKRAAGEEALVVLNFGAKPLELSPEELLAGESRLALSSSRDSAADIESFILGPHEAAIWISGINQ; this is encoded by the coding sequence ATGGAAACGCCGTGGTGGAAATCAGCCGTTTTCTATGAAATTTACATGCCGAGCTTTTGCGACGGCAATGCGGACGGCATCGGCGATTTCGCCGGTATTACGTCAAAGCTCGATGATTTGCAGGAGCTAGGCGTGGACGGCCTCTGGCTGACGCCATTCTACCGTTCGCCAAAGGTGGATAACGGCTACGATATCGCCGACTATACTGCCATCGATCCTGATTATGGCACGATGGAGGATTTCGATAAATTCATTCACGAGGCGCATACCCGGGGAATTAAAGTTATTGTCGACCTCGTGCTGAACCATACGTCGGCGGATCATGCTTGGTTTCATGAGTCCCGTTCATCTCGCTCGAATCCAAAGCGCGATTGGTACATCTGGAAAGATCCGGTGAACGGCGGCCCGCCGAACAACTGGGAATCATTTTTTGGTGGATCAGCATGGGAATACGACAAATCGACCGGACAGTATTACTATCACGCCTTTGCAAAAGAGCAGGTAGATCTGAACTGGGCGCATCCCGAGGTGCGAACGGCGATGAAGGACGTTATGGGCTTCTGGCTCGACAAGGGCATCGACGGCTTCCGGCTTGATGTGATCAATTTCCTGAAGGTTTCCGGGTCATTTACGGATAATCCGTATGACTCGGACAAGGGCGAGCAGGAGCATGTATACGATAAGGACCAAGACGGCATTTTGGACGCGATCGCGGATATTTGTGCTTACGTGCATGAGCGGGAAGGAACGTTCATGGTTGGTGAAGTCGGTTCAGAGGATATGGACGTGCTGAGCCGCTACAGTGGCAGCGGACTGCTTGACGTCGTGTTCAACTTCAATCTGGGCAGCCAGGAGACATTGTCACCAGGCCGTCTCTATGAAGAACTGCGAAAGATGGAAGACATTCACGCACCCGATCAGCTACCAACGCTGTTCTTTAGCAGCCATGACATGCCGCGACATATTTCCCGGTTCGGTGACGGGGGTTCGGAGCTGGAAGAGAAGCGGGCAAAGCTGATCGCTACGCTGATGCTAACGGCGAAGGGCGTACCGTTCCTCTATTATGGTGACGAAATTGGGATGCGTGATTTCACGGCAGAGCGGATTGAAGATATGCGCGACATCCAGGGGCTAACCACTTTTCAACTGGCGCTGGAGAGTGGCAAGACAGCTGACGAGGCTCTGCGGGCGGCTAATGCGAAGTGTCGGGATAAATCGCGGACGCCGATGCAGTGGAACGAAGACGTCTACGGTGGCTTCTCGCCAGTTCCGCCTTGGATCGGCATGGGGTCGAACCACAGCGTACTGAACGTGCAAACCGGGAAGCAGTCGGCCGATTCGCTTTATGCGTTCTATCGCAAGCTTATTGCGCTCCGCCGCCAGCATCCGGCGCTGCACGACGGTGATTATGCGCGGTTGGAACGCCGAGAAGATGCCTTGATGTACGTCAAGCGTGCGGCCGGCGAAGAAGCCCTCGTCGTGCTCAACTTCGGGGCGAAGCCGTTGGAGCTTTCACCCGAAGAGCTGCTGGCAGGCGAGTCACGCTTGGCCTTGTCGTCAAGCCGTGATTCGGCAGCAGATATCGAATCGTTTATTCTTGGGCCGCACGAAGCGGCCATATGGATAAGCGGAATTAATCAGTGA
- a CDS encoding carbohydrate ABC transporter permease → MVGSKQNNKYRLTVRYIIATLLLLVMVYPYLYMVLNSFADWSQVDRQLVPSTFSLKSYEWLFTGGEVGIARPWLNSFFNSVIVSVASTALMMLFGVMVAYALSKLNFKGRDTINNFVLFHMFFPAIILLIPNFLVIQKVGLYDTYWALIIPKAVSLWAIFMYTNFFKAVPTVFIEAAKLDGASDFKILYRIMLPMSRSITAVIFLFLLMERWTELLWDMIVVRSDNMLTLNVLLSQMFGPYGGYPGPLYAASVLLTLPIIIMFLIFGKKFKEGMQFSLK, encoded by the coding sequence ATGGTTGGGTCTAAACAAAACAACAAGTACCGTTTAACAGTCCGTTATATCATTGCCACGCTTCTGCTTCTGGTCATGGTATACCCGTACTTGTATATGGTGTTGAACTCGTTTGCCGATTGGTCGCAGGTCGACCGCCAGCTCGTGCCGTCCACTTTTTCCCTGAAATCGTACGAATGGCTCTTTACGGGCGGGGAAGTCGGCATTGCAAGGCCGTGGCTAAATTCATTCTTCAACAGCGTTATCGTTTCTGTTGCTTCGACGGCGCTTATGATGCTCTTCGGGGTTATGGTCGCGTATGCGTTGTCTAAGCTTAATTTCAAGGGGAGAGATACGATAAACAACTTCGTGTTGTTTCACATGTTCTTCCCGGCGATCATTTTGCTCATCCCGAACTTCCTCGTTATTCAGAAGGTTGGGTTGTACGACACGTACTGGGCGCTGATCATTCCGAAAGCGGTCAGCTTGTGGGCTATCTTTATGTATACGAACTTCTTCAAGGCGGTTCCGACGGTGTTCATTGAGGCGGCGAAGTTGGACGGAGCGTCCGACTTCAAGATTTTGTACCGCATCATGCTGCCAATGTCGCGTTCCATTACGGCCGTCATCTTCCTGTTCCTGCTCATGGAACGTTGGACAGAGCTCCTGTGGGACATGATCGTTGTACGGAGCGACAACATGCTGACGCTGAACGTACTCCTGTCGCAGATGTTCGGTCCTTACGGCGGGTATCCAGGCCCGCTGTATGCGGCTTCGGTGCTCTTGACGCTGCCGATTATTATCATGTTCCTCATCTTCGGTAAGAAGTTTAAAGAGGGTATGCAGTTCAGCCTTAAGTAA
- a CDS encoding carbohydrate ABC transporter permease — protein sequence MNKSNNRLGWLFASPYLVFSLIFFLGPLIWSFFLSFTNWDLISPTFDIVGLKNFAKALASPGVQSSFWVTYKFMLVFVPLVTIMSLGVAVLVQGLPKFRSLYLIGFFLPYLSSGVVASLIAKGFLSFNSPINVFLRDKFGLDINWLGSPMSALFIVALIIAWKFTGYYALILTSGLESIDKEVYEAAAIDGVTDRQRFWKVTLPLLYPAMYTTLILSFGVTFGIFTEVYQLTGGGPNFATNTWQMEIYNQAFKNLQAGYASAIAIMASVVTFISIFVIKKLLEMWGKRNGWV from the coding sequence ATTAATAAAAGCAACAATAGGTTAGGCTGGCTTTTTGCCAGCCCCTACCTTGTTTTTTCACTTATATTCTTTTTGGGACCGCTGATTTGGTCGTTTTTTCTCTCGTTTACGAACTGGGATTTGATTTCACCGACATTTGACATCGTAGGGTTGAAAAACTTTGCCAAAGCACTAGCTTCACCAGGCGTGCAATCATCCTTCTGGGTCACATACAAGTTCATGCTCGTCTTTGTGCCGCTTGTAACCATTATGTCGCTCGGGGTGGCGGTGCTTGTACAGGGACTGCCAAAGTTCCGCAGCCTGTACTTGATTGGCTTCTTTCTGCCGTACCTATCTTCAGGCGTCGTGGCGTCGCTGATTGCGAAGGGCTTTTTGTCCTTTAACAGTCCGATAAACGTCTTCCTGCGTGATAAGTTTGGGCTCGACATCAACTGGCTCGGCTCTCCGATGTCGGCGTTGTTCATCGTAGCGCTTATCATCGCCTGGAAATTTACCGGATACTATGCGCTCATTCTGACTTCTGGTCTTGAGAGTATTGACAAGGAAGTATATGAGGCCGCGGCGATTGACGGAGTAACGGACCGTCAGCGCTTTTGGAAGGTCACGCTTCCTTTGCTGTATCCGGCGATGTACACAACACTTATTTTGTCATTCGGCGTTACTTTCGGCATCTTTACGGAGGTATACCAGCTGACGGGCGGTGGACCGAACTTCGCCACAAACACATGGCAGATGGAGATTTACAATCAAGCATTCAAAAACTTGCAGGCAGGTTATGCATCAGCAATCGCCATAATGGCATCTGTCGTGACGTTCATTTCCATTTTTGTCATCAAAAAACTGCTAGAAATGTGGGGTAAGCGAAATGGTTGGGTCTAA